CAATAGTCTGACCCAAATCACGGTGGGCTTTGCGTTGGATCATGGCGAGTTTCTGTTAGAACAAACCCAAACGCTGCGAGCGGAGCGCGCTTTAGTTCTTCAAGCCTTAGACGAGACACCCGGCGTCCACGCCTACCCCAGCGCCGCTAACTTCATATTGTTCCGCACCCTCAACAAAGCCGCAGACGACGTATTTGCTTCATTGAAGTCGCAAGGCGTGTTGATCAAGAATCTGTCCCCGCAAGGCGGGCTGTTACACAATTGCCTGCGCGTCACCATCGGGAAACCGGAAGAAAATCAAGCCTTTCTAAACGCGCTGGCAGTTGCTTTAAAGTGATAATTCTCAGCATCCGCAAACGCCTGAAACCCTTGAATAGCGCTGTCGCAAGAACAATTTCAATAATCACGGACAGTAGGGTATATTTGCTGAAAATTATAATAATCGATGTATCGCGATATACATCACATCATCAGGAGTGTTACTTATGAACCACGAAGGCGTCGATCATTCCAAACGCCAGTTTCTGACCTCGGCACTGTCGGTGGTTGGTGCAGTGGGTGCCGGCTATTTAGCCGTCCCTTTTCTCTCGCAAATGCAACCTAGCGCCAAGGCCATGGCAGCAGGAGCCCCCGTCGATGTCGATATCAGCAAGATGGAACCCGGCCAGCTAATTCGTGTAGCTTGGCGAGGGAAGCCGGTGTGGGTCTTGAACCGGACGCCGGAGGTTATATCCACTCTGGCGACGCTGGACAGCAAACTGGCTGACCCGGTATCCAACGAATCCATGCAGCCGGAGAACAGCAAAAATCCGCTGCGCTCCATTAAACCGGAAATTTTTGTCGCGGTCGGCCTATGCACGCACTTAGGCTGCTCGCCTACGTTTCGCCCGGAAATTGCCCCTAATGATTTAGGCCCGGACTGGAAAGGTGGTTTCTTTTGCCCGTGTCATGGCTCCTGGTTCGATCTGGCCGGTCGTGTGTATCGTGGCGTTCCCGCCCCTACCAATCTTGAAATACCGCCTTATCGATATGAAACAGACAATCTGATTGTCGTGGGCGAAGACAGCGAGGCAGACAAAGCATGAAGCGTAAAATGAATCAATGCAGCGAATGGCTGCTGGAGCGCTTTCCACTCTCCGATTTGTGGAATGAACACATGGCGCACTACTACGCGCCCAAAAAC
The window above is part of the Methylomonas sp. ZR1 genome. Proteins encoded here:
- the petA gene encoding ubiquinol-cytochrome c reductase iron-sulfur subunit, whose protein sequence is MNHEGVDHSKRQFLTSALSVVGAVGAGYLAVPFLSQMQPSAKAMAAGAPVDVDISKMEPGQLIRVAWRGKPVWVLNRTPEVISTLATLDSKLADPVSNESMQPENSKNPLRSIKPEIFVAVGLCTHLGCSPTFRPEIAPNDLGPDWKGGFFCPCHGSWFDLAGRVYRGVPAPTNLEIPPYRYETDNLIVVGEDSEADKA